CTTCTTTAGTTAAACAAAATCCTCGGATTTGTCGCAAGAACTCACCTGAACATCTTGTTGCTTCTCCGTCTCCTTATGCACTGTGGCAAAGCCATTGCTCGACTGCTTCCCATTGGTGGGTTGGTGCACCTTGCCATTTGCAAAGTTGTGCTGGGTCTTCTGGCGCTTGCACACTTGGCAGCCACTGGCGGCGGGCGTGGCCTTCAGAATATTGTTGTTCTGCCCACCATTGAGATCTGCGTTACGACAGGAGGTTCCTGGTGGAGCCTGATCCACAGCCCCTGGATGGGGCTTCCGATTTCGGTTCTTTGGCGTGCGTTGGATGGCCTGAAGTAAGAGCTCCGCGTTGTTGCGGGGTGTGCCCACAATGAGATCAGCGCTACTTAGGCTGCAAGTGGAGGTCTCCTCCATTTCGGATGCTGTGGTGTCGCTATCATCTCCATCATCTGACACTCCATTGGTCGTTATATTAGCCGATCCATTAGCTGCTCCGTTACATCCACCATTTGCTCCACCCGTACAGCTGAGACAGAGAAGAGTCTTTTCACTGCCACATTGCTGACAACTACTTAGAGAAGTCTGCGTGCCCGTGGAGATCATGGCGATCCGCCTTGGTTGCTGCAATGTCAAGGCCAGGGATTGGGTTTCTGAAGGCGTCTGCGACGGCGTCTGCGACTCCTCGCCCTCCTCCATCGGTTCCTCCGATTGTTGTCGACTACTTTCCCGCTCGGGGGTGGATTTTCTCTCCCTCTTCTTGTCCCTTCGCTGCATTCGCTTGCGATACTTCTGCAGCTGCCTCTCCCGATGGCTCAAACTCGAGTCCCCGTCGAGTTCGTCCAATACCTGTCCCATTCCTGGTTTTCCATTATCACAGTTGGAGCCGCCAGCCGTTGTCGTTGGGGTGAGTGCACTAGTCCTGGCTCCCAGGCCAGTcggcgtggcagcatgaagGCCACCGCCTCCAGTGGGCGTACTGGCCGGATCTCCTCCGCAGGACCTCAAGCTACGTGGAGCTGGACTAGGAGGCAGTGGCTCCACATGCGGCAGGCCACCATTAATCCTGGGCAAACTGCGCACGCTTACCGAGATGCTGTAGCTCTCCGAAACGTTGACGTTGGGAAAATTGTGCACATTGGCCTTGGCACTGAAGCCATCCTCCTGATGCGGCCCACTATTGGTGCTGCTATTGGTGGTGTGCTGCTTGATCCTGTAGAAGATGTTAAGACGTGGTCTCTTCTGGCCACCGCATGTTGTGTAGCTGGTCGCCAAGTCTCCGGCATTGTTGCCGCAGTTGGAGAAGATAACGCGGCCACTGTCGTACACCGATGGATCGCACTTGCGAAGCAGATCACACCAGGCCACTATCTGGGAGAAGTACAACTGACTCCGGATGGCGCTGCACAGCGAAGTCAACGTCATCGTAGGTGGCGGAACTCTTTAAAAGGAAGGAGATGATGTTAGGCATTTAAAGATAAATGTATTCCGCTGAGTCTTACTTCTCCTTGCCGCTTATGATCCACTGCTCCAGCAGGAGCTTGTGGCTCACGGGACCCAGGTAAACCTCGATGCAAACGGGCTCGCGTCTGGCCAGGATGGCCTCCATCTTCATGCAATACGCCCGCCAACGGTTGCACTGAAAAAGGATGTAAGATTTAAATAGGCACAAGAAAGAAAGGCATTAATTTGTTTGGACTTACGGTCATATTCACGTAGGACATATCACAGATGTGCTCCTCAGCCTCGGATGGCATCTCGCCCTTGGCCAGACCCATCTTCCTGAGGAACTGATCACAGTGCGGCCCGTGTTTGGGCCGCGATGCGGAGCTACTTGCTCCGCtgctggcagtggcagttgccgttgttgttggtgttggtgtgttgCTAATGCTTGCTGCTCCTCCTAATCCTCCCAATCCTCGGCCACCAGCTCCCCCCAAACTCGACCAGTGAAAGGCGAGATTCAGAGGTCTCGACTCAACTGGTGGCGGTGCCAAGGCAGGTCCACCTCGTAGGCAGGTGGTGGCCAGCGATTGCAACGAGTGGAGAATGTTGTCCGATGAATTGGAGCCCGGTGAACTGGCGGCACTGGAATTGTTGGTTCCACCACCGGCGCTGCTAACCAGACCCGTTGCACCAGCCCGATTGAGCATGACACGTCGTACAATTTCATAGTCGCCATGATCCTTGTTGAGATCATTGATGGCCAGGGAAACCAACTCCGGTTCAGCGCTCATCGTCTGGGCAGCCGGCGAAATCTGACGCAGCTGGCAGAGCTTCTGTGTCCAGCGCTGGTGGGTTAGGGAACTACTGCTGGGCGACCCGGCCGAACCACTTCCAAAGCCGGCTCTACTTTCCGATCCTCCCATGGAACCATAGGGATTCGTTGTGATGTTGATGGCCGCCCTGGAGGTGGAGGGTCGTGGCGACAGGCGTCCACCCCCAGAtcctgctgctgatcctgctccGACTATTCCCACCGTCTGCTGCTGGTACTCGTCGTCCGCAATGGGTCTGCCCTCGAGGATCAGCGAGGCCAGGCCGAGCACAACGGAACTGTAGTTGTTCTGAGCTCCTGTTCCTGCCGACCCACTTCCAGAGACCCCCACCATTCCCAGGCCGGACAGCATTCCTCCAGCCGCCGCAGTAGCCGAGCCCAAGGAGGCAGACGCTCCATTCTGGCCCAAACCCGCTGGCGGCGGCGAGTTGGTGACGCTTGTCGGTATCATGGTCGGTCGGTTGCTCGGTTGGTTGCCCGTCCGCTGGATCTGATGCTATTTCCGGTTCCGAGTCCGATTCCGCtagctattgctgctgctgcttcttgcACAGGAAGTACACTGAAAAAGTAAACAGCACATGTTTCAAACGTCTGGTGACAGATGAACTAATGTAACAAAGACGTACAGTTCCACATAAGAAATGATTGCTCAACTTCAAACTATTTCtagttaaacattaaataccTACACTAAAATAAGTTTCATAGCTATGGAAAAAGTTGttggtatatacatatgtatatgtaaataaaaaagtgaTAAACTTCACTGCCTTTTAGAGACTTTAAATTACGCAATTCGTAGCTTAAACTAGAATCGAACTAGGTTGGACTAAACTAGGTTGGATAAAACTAGGTTGGCAGACTCATGGTATTGTACCCTTGACTTCCTTTCGAAATCCGCAAGGCTGTTCTATAAATAAGCCCAGCAACAGATGCAGCTGGCAGACTCCagcccaccgccacccactgCAAGTGGTGAAGGTCGAATGGCGAAAGCAGCACCCTCAACTTGAATCCAATCCCCAAGGTCCGTGGACTATGTGCTGGGCATTATGTATTCCTGACATGGTTTACTTTGGTTTATCCTTCCGGTGCGGAAGCGACAAAAGACCAGCACAATTCTCTTGGCCAATTGTTTAACTGCGACACACTGACACGGCCCCATTTTGGCCTGAAATCATCATGTGCACCGCACTAAACCCAACActcacatgcacatgcacactGGTGAGCGAGAAAAAACGAGCAGAGTTGGAAACCAGGTCGTTACTTAACCGGAGACCCAGTTAGGAGCAACATGTCAGCCGTTTGGCAATGCACAATGCATCAAACACCCCCAACACCCCCCTCTTTCAGCCCCACGAAACTCGCACGGCTCGACAgcttggcaacatgttgctagCGTGTGACGTCATTGAGCCAGGCTTCGCAACAGCAGCGCActggtgtgggtgtgtatctgtgtgagaATTTGAAGGTCGTTCTGTGGCACCTTCTACGGAGATGCTCTACAAGATGATTTGCTTAAAGGTGCTAttctaaattaattataaaaagtgtCGTCTTTTAGTTGAAACTaaagatattaaatatgtTGTGTTTTATGTGTTATGagaatcaaaattaaaatgtaaatgggaGAATTTTAATGCGGAAGATGAAGCAACTTTATAGAATGATTAAATTCCgcagaaaatatttgtatgctgaatgttgataaatatttatatatgtacatatattataatatttatccAGATAATTATTTTGGAGAGAGTAAAAACTCTGTTTGCTACACAAACTCATCTTTCCTTTCGCAATTCTATTTATGCGTTTCTTGTTGTTCATTATTTCTCTAAAACTTTGCTTGGCAACAGCAGAACCGCGAATCGCGAATCGAAATACAAAACCAACTTAAGAGCCAAACGTGCAAGTGGTGCACATGTATGGCGATTGTCGcgtgcaacatgttgccagctgaaaagagagagagtgagagagagcgCGCTCTCTTGGGTAAACATGTTTGTCtttacttttgcttttgtttttgcgtttcTTCTTGACCTGCATACACAATACATAAGTAGCGCGCGAGACAGACACGGATACAtaaggcaaaaaaaagagagcaaGAGAGCGCGAGCTTTTGCCTCTCTCTCTGTGTTTGTATTAGAAAACATCTGATTTTTGTATTGCTTTGCAATGTTTgctgtgcgcgtgtgtgtgtttgtgtgtgtgctgagtTTTGTTTATGGCACATTCGCGCTTATATAGATACATGTATACTATATAAAATACTCTTGGCCCACAATAGACGACCCATACAGACGCGAAAACCCGTATGGAAATGGGGACAGGCGAACGGTACGCCAgagtttaataatatttcgaTTACATTATtgccaaattcatttcagttcCCCTCCCTTTCAGCTGACCATTATCATTTACATCTCGCGGGCGGAAAACGGCGCAAAATTCGCTTGCCAcccgaaaatggaaattatactCGATGACGCAGTTGGAAGAAAAACGCGCTACGATGTTCGAGGAAATGTCGGAAAATGacaaaagtggaaaatcaCATGGGACACgtaggaaaatatttacaaattatgcCAACAGATGTCATTGTTTACTAATATgacaaatttgtattatttttataaacataaatatttgtttaaataattcataatattttCCTGAAATATGCcatgtaaaataatttaaacttatattttaaatttgtgttttcatttcagATAAGTAAAACGAAACTAATAATAGTGCAAATCGCTTTTTAAGTGTCTCGACTGTAAAAGCAAAATATTATAGTTGGCAAAACCTAATTGAGG
This sequence is a window from Drosophila teissieri strain GT53w chromosome 2R, Prin_Dtei_1.1, whole genome shotgun sequence. Protein-coding genes within it:
- the LOC122612787 gene encoding uncharacterized protein LOC122612787; the protein is MIPTSVTNSPPPAGLGQNGASASLGSATAAAGGMLSGLGMVGVSGSGSAGTGAQNNYSSVVLGLASLILEGRPIADDEYQQQTVGIVGAGSAAGSGGGRLSPRPSTSRAAINITTNPYGSMGGSESRAGFGSGSAGSPSSSSLTHQRWTQKLCQLRQISPAAQTMSAEPELVSLAINDLNKDHGDYEIVRRVMLNRAGATGLVSSAGGGTNNSSAASSPGSNSSDNILHSLQSLATTCLRGGPALAPPPVESRPLNLAFHWSSLGGAGGRGLGGLGGAASISNTPTPTTTATATASSGASSSASRPKHGPHCDQFLRKMGLAKGEMPSEAEEHICDMSYVNMTCNRWRAYCMKMEAILARREPVCIEVYLGPVSHKLLLEQWIISGKEKVPPPTMTLTSLCSAIRSQLYFSQIVAWCDLLRKCDPSVYDSGRVIFSNCGNNAGDLATSYTTCGGQKRPRLNIFYRIKQHTTNSSTNSGPHQEDGFSAKANVHNFPNVNVSESYSISVSVRSLPRINGGLPHVEPLPPSPAPRSLRSCGGDPASTPTGGGGLHAATPTGLGARTSALTPTTTAGGSNCDNGKPGMGQVLDELDGDSSLSHRERQLQKYRKRMQRRDKKRERKSTPERESSRQQSEEPMEEGEESQTPSQTPSETQSLALTLQQPRRIAMISTGTQTSLSSCQQCGSEKTLLCLSCTGGANGGCNGAANGSANITTNGVSDDGDDSDTTASEMEETSTCSLSSADLIVGTPRNNAELLLQAIQRTPKNRNRKPHPGAVDQAPPGTSCRNADLNGGQNNNILKATPAASGCQVCKRQKTQHNFANGKVHQPTNGKQSSNGFATVHKETEKQQDVQVLSTKLTPNIERCSLNPVERCKTPPPGVADHIVVQFKTPLSQVPAKHQPDAMVPLQQQQLGKSSPKPAQLRLNCGSNLLESETPPPITSPQMRKVLPKVNLTTIFCSSAPIAIGCPAFSFDPAALSHAHSQLLAPDVSVTPPVQKSFSAPTLPHAASLSVSPRFSKQALAAHKRRSRHLSDRSDRSSLGSDEQLSDEDLESGLCSPAGGSPLKCRARMAAHFAGRPLLGNLEESLLQRRLMPKIEVMGFKLQLGASGGFCPTQLTIPAVSYFYELHGETLSTPYLCEIRLPRKGYSVPRSGTVQATLLNPMGTVVRMFVIPYDMRDMPPLHRTFIRQRILAEELSQEQDEGHKMPRSPTVTSTTSKLGHFISAEQMKRLRYSIHLRFQTSRSGRLCLHTDIRLLISRRTDCDTAAAHAKGVLEAPNELVTDTMMPAEPRYSARQESTGRI